A single Prochlorococcus marinus XMU1410 DNA region contains:
- a CDS encoding non-canonical purine NTP pyrophosphatase — translation MNHPVLTIASGNQRKVSEISEMLDVLSLKVQKQPEYLNVEETGDTYFENALLKAKAAALETKTWALADDSGLEVDVLDGRPGIYSARYAKNNAEKIKKLINELSDSPYRSARFISCMVLCDPSGNLVKDTTGICWGEILKTPKYPNGEFESIFWVKEANCVYGELSQSQLSKLGSRGKAARIMSPYLKKEIGLN, via the coding sequence TTGAACCATCCAGTCTTAACTATTGCTAGTGGCAATCAAAGAAAAGTATCTGAAATTTCAGAGATGCTGGATGTTTTGTCTTTAAAGGTGCAGAAGCAACCAGAATATTTAAATGTCGAAGAGACTGGAGACACATATTTTGAGAATGCACTTTTAAAAGCAAAAGCAGCTGCTTTAGAGACAAAAACCTGGGCATTAGCTGACGATTCAGGCCTTGAAGTAGATGTTTTAGATGGTCGACCAGGCATATATTCTGCTCGATATGCCAAAAACAACGCTGAAAAAATTAAAAAATTAATTAATGAACTTTCTGATAGTCCTTACAGGAGCGCGAGATTTATAAGTTGTATGGTTTTATGTGATCCCTCAGGAAACTTAGTGAAGGATACAACTGGAATATGCTGGGGAGAAATTCTTAAGACTCCAAAATATCCAAATGGGGAGTTCGAATCTATTTTTTGGGTAAAAGAAGCTAACTGTGTTTACGGTGAGCTATCACAATCACAACTAAGTAAGTTAGGAAGCAGGGGTAAAGCCGCCAGAATTATGTCACCTTACCTCAAAAAAGAAATTGGTTTAAATTAA
- a CDS encoding BMC domain-containing protein: MATETMGIALGMIETRGLVPAIEAADAMTKAAEVRLIGREFVGGGYVTVLVRGETGAVNAAVRAGADACERVGDGLVAAHIIARPHREVEPALGNGEFLGQKD, translated from the coding sequence ATGGCTACAGAAACAATGGGTATCGCTCTCGGCATGATCGAGACACGCGGACTTGTACCTGCAATCGAAGCAGCAGACGCAATGACAAAGGCTGCAGAAGTTCGCCTTATTGGTCGTGAATTCGTAGGTGGCGGTTATGTCACAGTTTTAGTTAGAGGAGAAACAGGAGCAGTTAACGCAGCTGTAAGAGCTGGTGCTGATGCTTGTGAGAGAGTTGGTGACGGTTTAGTTGCAGCTCACATTATTGCTCGTCCTCATAGAGAAGTTGAACCTGCTCTTGGTAACGGTGAATTTCTTGGTCAAAAGGACTAA
- a CDS encoding form I ribulose bisphosphate carboxylase large subunit — translation MSKKYDAGVKEYRDTYWTPEYVPLDTDLLACFKCTGQEGVPREEVAAAVAAESSTGTWSTVWSELLTDLEFYKGRCYRIEDVPGDPEAFYAFIAYPLDLFEEGSITNVLTSLVGNVFGFKALRHLRLEDIRFPIAFIKTCGGPPNGIVVERDRLNKYGRPLLGCTIKPKLGLSGKNYGRVVYECLRGGLDLTKDDENINSQPFQRWRERFEFVAEAVKLAQQETGEVKGHYLNCTANTPEELYERAEFAKELDMPIIMHDYITGGFTANTGLANWCRKNGMLLHIHRAMHAVIDRHPKHGIHFRVLAKCLRLSGGDQLHTGTVVGKLEGDRQTTLGYIDNLRESFVPEDRSRGNFFDQDWGSMPGVFAVASGGIHVWHMPALLAIFGDDSCLQFGGGTHGHPWGSAAGAAANRVALEACVKARNAGREIEKESRDILMEAAKHSPELAIALETWKEIKFEFDTVDKLDVQG, via the coding sequence ATGAGTAAGAAGTATGATGCAGGGGTAAAGGAGTACAGAGATACCTACTGGACTCCAGAATATGTACCCCTAGACACCGATTTACTAGCCTGTTTCAAATGTACAGGTCAAGAAGGTGTTCCCAGAGAAGAAGTTGCAGCAGCTGTTGCCGCTGAATCTTCAACAGGTACTTGGTCAACAGTTTGGTCCGAGTTACTTACAGATTTAGAATTTTATAAAGGACGTTGTTATCGAATCGAAGACGTTCCTGGAGATCCTGAAGCTTTTTATGCTTTTATTGCATATCCCTTAGATCTTTTTGAAGAAGGTTCTATTACAAACGTATTAACATCTCTAGTAGGAAACGTTTTTGGATTTAAAGCTCTAAGACACTTACGTCTCGAAGATATTAGATTCCCAATCGCTTTCATCAAAACTTGCGGCGGTCCACCAAATGGAATCGTAGTTGAAAGAGATCGTTTAAACAAATATGGAAGACCTCTACTTGGTTGTACCATTAAACCTAAATTAGGATTATCTGGTAAAAATTATGGTCGAGTTGTATATGAGTGTCTTAGAGGTGGTCTCGATTTAACGAAGGATGACGAGAATATAAACTCTCAGCCATTCCAACGTTGGAGAGAAAGATTTGAGTTTGTTGCAGAAGCAGTTAAGCTTGCTCAGCAGGAAACTGGCGAAGTTAAAGGTCACTACCTAAACTGTACTGCCAACACTCCTGAAGAACTTTACGAAAGAGCTGAATTTGCAAAAGAGCTAGATATGCCAATCATCATGCATGATTATATAACTGGCGGATTTACTGCAAATACTGGATTAGCAAACTGGTGTCGTAAAAATGGCATGCTCCTACATATTCATAGAGCGATGCATGCTGTTATTGATAGACATCCAAAACACGGTATCCATTTCAGGGTTCTAGCAAAATGTTTGAGACTCTCCGGAGGCGATCAACTACATACTGGAACTGTTGTTGGAAAACTAGAAGGTGATCGTCAAACAACTCTTGGTTACATTGACAACTTAAGAGAGTCATTTGTTCCCGAGGATAGATCAAGAGGTAACTTCTTTGATCAAGATTGGGGTTCAATGCCAGGAGTATTTGCTGTCGCATCAGGTGGTATTCACGTATGGCATATGCCTGCACTCCTAGCGATTTTTGGAGATGATTCTTGTCTTCAGTTTGGTGGAGGAACACATGGTCATCCATGGGGTTCAGCTGCTGGAGCTGCAGCCAACAGAGTTGCTTTAGAAGCTTGCGTAAAAGCACGTAATGCTGGTCGCGAAATCGAAAAAGAGAGTAGAGACATTCTTATGGAAGCTGCTAAACACAGTCCTGAATTAGCTATCGCTCTTGAAACTTGGAAGGAAATTAAGTTTGAATTTGATACCGTCGATAAACTAGACGTTCAAGGTTAA
- a CDS encoding ribulose bisphosphate carboxylase small subunit, protein MPFQSTVGDYQTVATLETFGFLPPMTQEEIYDQIAYIIAQGWSPVIEHVHPSGSMQTYWSYWKLPFFGEKDLNLVVSELEACHRAYPDHHVRIIGYDAYTQSQGTAFVVFQGR, encoded by the coding sequence ATGCCTTTCCAGAGCACAGTAGGCGACTATCAAACAGTTGCAACCCTGGAAACATTCGGTTTCTTACCACCGATGACCCAGGAGGAAATATACGATCAAATTGCATACATAATTGCTCAAGGATGGAGTCCTGTTATTGAGCATGTTCATCCTAGTGGAAGTATGCAAACTTATTGGTCTTATTGGAAGCTCCCATTCTTTGGGGAAAAAGACCTTAACTTGGTTGTAAGTGAATTAGAGGCATGTCATAGAGCATACCCTGATCATCATGTAAGAATTATCGGATACGATGCTTACACTCAAAGCCAAGGAACAGCTTTTGTAGTTTTCCAAGGACGTTAA
- the csoS2 gene encoding carboxysome assembly protein CsoS2 produces the protein MSKKTSREIALERRKALSDSGKKAAAYSSTTKDRVRSSQDIQISGTQSSPNNHNISKPATKHIPKTQVNRNSSTTLSSKELVIERRKAMSTHGKSAITSSDRTRTDVKKESPVNTVKTSTSKNQEVQNSHNTEIKTSKPNVKRRINQKRKPITNTSRDIVLARREAQSKHGKSATKQNTSAASLARRGDPDLSSREISQRVRELRSKTGATSKKGNGKCRPCGPNKNGAKQNIADASLKVGKSETDSGQIVTGTQANRSVKTTGNEASTCRTVTGTQYMGAEVVDQFCQDRPSYKQPLRSTVTSTTSGNKVTGNEVGRSERVTGDEPGTCKNLTGTEYVSANQSQKYCGDVPKNPSKVKHSTTTDGLKVSGSLPGRSTLVTGDESGSGHQLTGDQYLGSEPNPKGKAFEKVGSYNTLNGNNVTGTGVGRSDHMTGNEHGSCKNITGDEYIGSQQYEKFCGSKPKPEARKVGLSLSSKSNLISGTMTGSSKIVTGDEPGSCKVLTGTPYAGLDQINDNCSTEISEDMKSRSTVNSGNNSNARLTGQQPGIGGVMTGAKKGACKNLTGTPYVGGDQFSQACDNPPHDTAYANPEKSAGKSWNEFSVKSPSRDKYSEKNTQGVTGNEYENGSKVTGPFDMAVDKVTGTEKFRFEPNKNITYKQKMEIEEADRAAKTPEKRVASRITGEGQSVGNVTGDDWDRGDKVTGTEGASSRKRNPSRAGFMSAMPPMEVKRNEETEKPDFLITGSSGNTREGQLVTFSGGARG, from the coding sequence ATGTCAAAAAAAACCAGTAGAGAGATTGCACTAGAAAGAAGAAAGGCGTTGAGTGATAGCGGTAAAAAAGCTGCTGCTTATTCTTCAACTACTAAAGATAGAGTTCGATCTTCTCAAGATATACAGATTTCTGGGACTCAGTCTTCTCCTAATAATCATAATATTTCTAAACCAGCTACAAAACATATTCCAAAAACTCAGGTAAACAGAAATTCTTCAACAACTTTATCTAGTAAAGAGTTAGTAATAGAGAGAAGAAAAGCAATGTCTACCCATGGGAAATCAGCTATAACTTCATCCGATAGAACCCGTACTGATGTTAAAAAAGAAAGTCCTGTAAACACAGTTAAAACTTCCACAAGCAAAAATCAGGAAGTTCAAAACTCACATAATACAGAAATTAAAACATCAAAACCTAACGTTAAAAGAAGAATTAATCAGAAGAGAAAGCCTATTACTAATACAAGTAGAGATATTGTTTTAGCGAGAAGAGAAGCTCAATCTAAGCATGGTAAATCAGCAACTAAACAAAATACTAGTGCAGCTTCTTTAGCTAGAAGGGGAGACCCAGATTTAAGTAGTAGAGAAATTTCTCAGAGAGTGAGAGAGCTAAGAAGTAAAACTGGTGCCACAAGCAAAAAGGGTAATGGTAAATGTAGACCATGTGGTCCAAATAAAAATGGAGCCAAACAAAATATTGCAGATGCTAGCTTGAAAGTTGGTAAAAGTGAAACTGATTCAGGTCAAATAGTTACTGGAACACAAGCTAATAGATCTGTAAAAACTACAGGTAATGAAGCAAGTACATGCAGAACTGTCACTGGTACTCAATATATGGGAGCAGAAGTAGTTGACCAATTTTGTCAAGATAGACCAAGTTATAAACAACCACTTAGATCTACTGTTACCTCTACAACTTCAGGTAATAAAGTAACCGGAAATGAAGTCGGTAGATCTGAGAGGGTCACAGGTGATGAGCCAGGAACTTGTAAAAACCTTACAGGTACTGAATATGTATCTGCTAATCAATCACAGAAGTATTGTGGTGATGTTCCAAAAAATCCTTCAAAGGTTAAACATAGTACTACAACTGATGGATTAAAAGTATCTGGATCACTTCCAGGTAGATCAACTCTTGTTACTGGAGATGAATCAGGTTCTGGACATCAGTTAACTGGAGATCAATATCTTGGATCAGAGCCAAATCCAAAAGGTAAAGCATTTGAAAAAGTAGGCAGTTACAACACTCTTAATGGGAATAATGTAACTGGTACAGGTGTAGGAAGATCAGACCATATGACAGGCAATGAACATGGTAGTTGCAAGAATATAACTGGTGATGAGTACATAGGATCTCAACAATATGAGAAGTTCTGCGGCTCAAAACCAAAACCAGAAGCTAGAAAAGTAGGTTTAAGCCTTTCTTCAAAGTCAAATTTAATAAGCGGGACTATGACAGGAAGTTCAAAAATAGTAACTGGAGATGAACCAGGTTCATGCAAAGTGCTAACAGGAACACCATACGCAGGCTTAGATCAGATTAATGATAATTGTAGTACCGAGATTTCTGAAGATATGAAATCCCGATCAACAGTTAATTCTGGAAATAATTCAAATGCCAGACTTACGGGACAACAACCAGGAATTGGAGGAGTAATGACAGGTGCTAAGAAAGGTGCTTGTAAAAACCTAACAGGGACTCCTTATGTTGGTGGAGATCAGTTCTCACAAGCTTGTGATAATCCTCCACATGATACTGCTTATGCGAATCCGGAAAAGTCAGCAGGTAAGTCTTGGAATGAATTCTCAGTTAAATCACCATCAAGAGACAAATATTCTGAAAAAAATACTCAAGGTGTTACGGGTAATGAATATGAAAATGGTTCTAAGGTAACAGGACCTTTTGATATGGCAGTTGATAAGGTCACTGGCACTGAAAAATTTAGATTTGAACCAAATAAAAATATTACTTATAAACAAAAAATGGAAATTGAAGAGGCAGACCGTGCTGCAAAGACACCAGAAAAAAGAGTCGCTTCAAGGATTACTGGAGAAGGACAATCAGTGGGAAACGTAACTGGTGATGATTGGGATCGCGGTGATAAGGTAACAGGCACAGAGGGAGCTTCTTCTAGAAAGCGAAATCCATCAAGAGCCGGATTCATGAGTGCAATGCCCCCTATGGAAGTTAAAAGAAATGAAGAAACAGAAAAACCAGATTTCTTGATAACTGGATCTAGTGGGAATACTCGTGAAGGACAACTTGTTACCTTTTCAGGTGGTGCAAGAGGTTAA
- a CDS encoding carboxysome shell carbonic anhydrase codes for MPLRGLAKAKNFTLGPTAPMKTFTENIHIQTKESNNFRNSGKSHKLTNNIQNENLFRYESKIKSDFDEIVPTLKEIARIQHHEDFINKAQKISRKNLGIDLPLHVLDKSWVKPLDMRALYAWCAFKQHDKLSDNFFNNDPLEGAAGSRDAEDFEKFLLDCGIHLLDITPCSDGRLAHSVAYVMRIPFSSVRRRSHAGALFDIENTVNRWVKTEHKRYRENVPNEAHKDTRYLKVVTYHFSSVDPLHQGCAAHGSNDELAAAEGRNKLYAFKEAVENSFCCGASVDLMLIGLDTDTDSLKIHLSTSDGGIDLEKTISTLEIYNSTINFSREDAEREICQTISKQSSKDKLSGLEKFTYKLIVNNISQIDYVKSFHNGSYKDIGHAERFIGVGIGFKEVHLRNLTYFAHLDTVEEGAPDLDVGVKIFTGLNVSQDLPIPVVIRFDYSGKVPGAKERAINDCERVNNAISIRYKNLVEQGLLHTCSTIRDRDNIHSAQIIGMSLDKKTEEAH; via the coding sequence ATGCCTTTAAGAGGACTGGCTAAAGCCAAGAACTTCACATTGGGGCCAACAGCTCCAATGAAAACTTTTACTGAAAATATCCATATACAAACTAAAGAATCAAATAATTTCCGAAATTCTGGAAAGTCTCATAAATTAACCAATAATATCCAAAATGAAAATCTATTTAGGTATGAAAGCAAAATAAAAAGTGACTTTGATGAAATTGTTCCAACTCTCAAGGAAATTGCTCGAATTCAACATCACGAAGATTTTATAAATAAGGCACAGAAAATATCAAGAAAAAATTTGGGAATAGATTTACCCCTACATGTATTAGATAAATCTTGGGTTAAGCCTCTTGATATGAGAGCTTTATATGCATGGTGTGCTTTTAAACAGCATGACAAACTAAGCGACAATTTTTTTAACAATGATCCACTTGAAGGTGCTGCTGGAAGTAGGGATGCGGAAGACTTTGAAAAATTTCTCTTAGATTGTGGAATACATTTACTTGATATAACTCCCTGTTCAGATGGAAGATTAGCTCATTCAGTTGCTTATGTAATGAGAATACCTTTTAGTTCAGTAAGAAGAAGGTCCCATGCTGGAGCACTGTTTGATATTGAAAATACCGTTAATCGATGGGTGAAAACTGAACATAAAAGATATAGAGAGAATGTTCCTAATGAAGCTCATAAGGATACAAGGTACTTAAAAGTTGTGACTTATCACTTTAGTTCAGTAGATCCTTTGCATCAGGGATGCGCAGCTCATGGGAGTAATGATGAGTTAGCTGCAGCAGAAGGTAGAAATAAATTATATGCTTTCAAAGAGGCTGTAGAGAATAGCTTTTGCTGCGGAGCTTCAGTGGATTTAATGTTAATTGGACTTGATACAGACACTGATTCATTAAAAATACATTTATCAACTAGCGATGGAGGTATAGATTTAGAAAAAACTATTTCTACATTAGAAATTTATAATTCAACAATAAATTTCTCAAGAGAGGATGCAGAAAGAGAAATTTGCCAAACAATTTCTAAGCAATCTTCAAAAGATAAACTCAGTGGACTGGAAAAATTTACGTATAAATTAATTGTCAATAATATTTCTCAAATTGATTATGTTAAGAGTTTTCATAATGGTTCTTATAAAGATATTGGACATGCAGAGAGGTTTATTGGAGTAGGTATAGGTTTCAAAGAAGTACATCTCAGAAATTTAACTTATTTTGCTCATTTAGATACAGTCGAAGAAGGGGCTCCAGATTTAGATGTAGGAGTGAAGATTTTTACTGGATTAAATGTTTCTCAAGATTTACCTATTCCGGTAGTAATAAGATTTGATTACTCTGGAAAAGTTCCGGGAGCAAAAGAGAGGGCAATAAATGATTGTGAAAGAGTTAATAATGCGATATCAATTAGATATAAAAATTTAGTTGAGCAAGGTTTGTTACACACTTGCTCTACTATTAGAGATAGGGACAACATTCATTCCGCTCAAATTATTGGAATGTCTTTAGATAAAAAAACAGAGGAGGCTCACTAA
- a CDS encoding carboxysome peptide A produces MLICKVVKPLVSTNRIPGFEHKHLQVVLDGSSSKVAVDAVGCKPGDWVICVGSSAAREAAGSKSYPSDLTIVGIIDHWDPDKS; encoded by the coding sequence ATGTTAATTTGCAAGGTTGTAAAACCACTTGTTTCTACCAATAGGATTCCTGGTTTTGAACATAAACATCTGCAGGTTGTATTAGATGGTTCTTCAAGTAAAGTTGCAGTTGATGCTGTTGGCTGTAAGCCAGGAGATTGGGTTATTTGTGTTGGAAGCTCTGCAGCTAGGGAAGCAGCGGGAAGTAAATCTTATCCAAGCGATTTAACGATTGTTGGAATAATTGATCATTGGGATCCTGACAAGTCATAA
- a CDS encoding carboxysome peptide B: protein MEIMKVLGRMVCTQRVAGLGYMNLRILENNKGKKVVAVDPVGAREGNWVFTASGSAARFACPNPEVQTDLTIGGIIDYWESD from the coding sequence GTGGAAATTATGAAGGTACTAGGAAGAATGGTATGCACTCAAAGAGTAGCTGGCTTAGGTTATATGAATTTACGAATTTTAGAAAATAATAAAGGAAAGAAAGTAGTTGCTGTAGATCCTGTTGGAGCAAGAGAAGGTAACTGGGTTTTTACTGCTAGTGGCTCTGCCGCTAGATTTGCATGCCCTAATCCAGAAGTTCAAACCGATTTAACAATTGGAGGTATTATTGATTATTGGGAGAGTGACTAA
- a CDS encoding 4a-hydroxytetrahydrobiopterin dehydratase: protein MWKERESPLRIEKRFEFDQYSKISKFMGEIEKLCKERDIYPNISFGKNFVSLSIFLDNKEISDKEKDFSIDIDKFYLED from the coding sequence ATGTGGAAAGAAAGAGAATCACCATTGAGGATTGAAAAAAGATTTGAATTTGATCAATACTCAAAAATTAGTAAATTCATGGGGGAAATTGAGAAATTATGTAAAGAGAGGGATATTTATCCAAATATCAGCTTCGGTAAGAATTTTGTAAGTCTTTCAATATTTTTAGATAATAAAGAAATATCAGATAAGGAAAAAGACTTTTCAATAGATATTGATAAATTTTATTTAGAAGATTAG
- a CDS encoding DUF3136 domain-containing protein → MSAAKLNIDELEAGYPLFCKALRLLILKGNSVKDIEKTVCWSHLETLNRCLPGRYKAPTYLMALIKRDIAKPNNY, encoded by the coding sequence ATGTCAGCAGCAAAGCTTAATATAGATGAACTAGAAGCAGGTTATCCTTTATTTTGCAAAGCTCTTAGACTATTAATATTAAAAGGAAACTCAGTTAAAGATATAGAAAAGACAGTGTGTTGGAGTCATCTTGAAACTTTAAATAGATGTCTACCTGGTAGATATAAAGCTCCAACATATTTAATGGCTTTAATCAAAAGAGATATTGCAAAGCCAAATAATTATTAA
- a CDS encoding Rid family detoxifying hydrolase, whose amino-acid sequence MSPKKVIKTSNAPVPVGPYNQAIKAGDFIYCSGQIALDPALNEITCLGDIEKETIQVLKNLTEVLKAGGAKIEDVIKTTIYLTDLSNFQIVNKIYSDFFNIENPPARACVEVSSLPKGVSIEIDCVAFLD is encoded by the coding sequence ATGTCCCCCAAAAAAGTAATTAAAACATCAAATGCTCCAGTTCCAGTAGGACCTTATAATCAAGCAATAAAAGCTGGGGATTTTATCTATTGTTCTGGTCAAATTGCTCTAGACCCAGCTTTAAATGAAATAACATGTTTAGGTGATATAGAGAAGGAAACTATTCAAGTTTTAAAAAATCTCACAGAAGTTCTTAAAGCTGGTGGTGCCAAAATAGAGGATGTAATAAAAACAACTATTTACTTAACGGACTTAAGTAATTTTCAAATTGTCAATAAAATATATAGTGATTTTTTTAATATAGAGAATCCTCCAGCAAGGGCTTGTGTAGAAGTTTCATCTCTACCAAAAGGAGTTTCAATTGAAATAGATTGCGTCGCATTTCTAGATTAA
- the gloB gene encoding hydroxyacylglutathione hydrolase: MEFNKAQNIIGLRVLSDNVIWLLVKDKSVVVVDPSVHEPVVRYINENNFHLEAILQTHHHSDHIGGTTSLIERWPNVKVIASSKEKKRIPFQNVSVEDGETLNILGEEVKIIEVLGHTSSHIAFFLNGENPVLFIGDTLFSGGCGRIFDGTYQQMYSSLERIKSLPKNTLIYCAHEYTKANILWALNLKPKDQDIKNKLSEVEKKLSLNELTIPFLLDEEMKINLFLRAKNLEEFTFLRANKDLWV; encoded by the coding sequence ATGGAATTTAATAAAGCTCAAAATATAATCGGACTTAGAGTTTTAAGTGATAACGTCATTTGGTTGTTGGTAAAAGATAAATCCGTTGTGGTTGTAGATCCATCTGTTCACGAACCAGTTGTTAGATATATAAATGAAAACAATTTTCACTTAGAAGCTATTTTGCAAACTCATCATCATTCCGATCATATTGGAGGGACGACGTCTCTTATTGAAAGATGGCCAAATGTAAAGGTGATTGCTTCCTCCAAAGAAAAAAAGCGAATACCTTTCCAAAATGTATCTGTAGAAGATGGAGAAACTTTGAATATTTTAGGTGAAGAAGTAAAAATAATCGAAGTATTAGGGCATACAAGCTCACATATTGCCTTCTTCTTGAATGGGGAAAATCCTGTTCTTTTTATTGGTGATACATTATTTTCTGGAGGCTGTGGAAGAATTTTTGATGGAACTTATCAACAAATGTATTCCTCACTAGAAAGAATCAAATCTTTGCCAAAAAATACTCTCATATATTGTGCACATGAATATACAAAAGCAAATATATTGTGGGCATTGAATCTCAAGCCAAAAGATCAAGATATAAAAAATAAACTTTCAGAAGTTGAAAAAAAACTTTCTCTTAATGAATTGACAATTCCATTTTTACTTGATGAAGAGATGAAAATAAACCTTTTCTTAAGAGCAAAAAATTTAGAAGAATTTACTTTTTTAAGAGCAAATAAAGATTTATGGGTTTAA
- the hisG gene encoding ATP phosphoribosyltransferase, whose amino-acid sequence MFTIALPKGALLKDSISTFKKAGLDFSDALDENNRSLTFESNCKRAKALLVRNGDVPVYVSYGQADLGIVGYDVLRESELKVAKLLDLGFGGCHMSLAVKKNSNYSKPTDLPANCKVASKFIKTARSYFEELNIPVEIVHLTGSVELGPITGMAEAIVDLVATGKTLKENGLIKIDNLFYSTARLIGNPLSMRLDDNHLRDTILSIESTNAL is encoded by the coding sequence ATGTTTACTATAGCTTTACCAAAAGGAGCTCTGCTAAAAGATTCAATTTCAACTTTTAAAAAAGCTGGGTTAGATTTCTCTGATGCGTTGGACGAAAATAATAGATCATTGACCTTTGAATCAAATTGCAAAAGGGCTAAAGCACTACTTGTAAGAAATGGAGACGTTCCTGTTTATGTAAGTTATGGTCAGGCTGATTTGGGTATTGTTGGTTATGACGTTTTACGAGAATCTGAATTAAAAGTCGCAAAGTTATTAGATTTAGGCTTTGGGGGTTGTCATATGTCGTTGGCGGTTAAGAAAAATAGTAATTATTCAAAACCAACTGATCTTCCAGCAAATTGTAAAGTAGCAAGTAAATTTATAAAAACAGCAAGATCTTATTTTGAAGAATTAAATATTCCTGTAGAAATAGTTCATTTAACAGGATCTGTAGAGCTTGGTCCTATTACAGGTATGGCAGAGGCAATAGTTGATTTGGTCGCAACCGGAAAGACTCTTAAAGAGAATGGTTTAATTAAGATAGATAATCTTTTTTACTCAACTGCAAGACTTATTGGAAATCCTTTATCGATGAGGTTAGATGATAATCATCTCAGAGATACGATTTTATCAATAGAATCAACTAATGCTTTATAG